The genomic DNA CGACACCTTCCGCAGGTGGTCGAGCAGCGCGAAGCTGCCTTCGACTCCGCCCATGAAGCTCTGTGAGGACATACCGAGCACCAGGTGGTCGATCAGCGCTTCGTTGAGTCGGTGCACCGACTCGTCGAGGTTGGCGGCGACATGCCGCATGATGATCGACCAGTCCTCGTCCTCGGCGATCGACTGGTTCGGGACGTAGTAGCGGTCGACCGCGTTGATCACCCCCTCAGGGCGCAGATCCATCATCTCGTTCTCGACGACGACGTTCGGGCCGGGCGTCATGATCCCGATGACACCGCGCGGTCCCATGGCGTTGCGGTAGCGGGTGCGGTCGTGGGTGGTCCCGGCGATCGAGGCGGACATGGCTTCTCCTGGGTGTGAGTCGGATCACGTGCCCGTGGAGCGTAAGAGCTGTTCGTCTCCATTCAACCCGCCACAATCGGATACGCAGAATCCGATTTCCAGATATTGTCAGCCGGTGCATCTGGATTGGATCAAGGCGTTTGTCGCCGTCGCCGAGAAGGGCGGCTTCCTCCAGGCGGCCCAGTCGTTGGGGCGGGCACAGTCGCGCATCAGCGACCAGGTGGCCAAGCTCGAGGCCGACCTGGGGGTCGTGCTGGTGGACCGGGCGGTGCGGCCGGTGCGCCTGACTGTGGCCGGTGAGCTGTTCCTGGGCCACGCCCAGGACGTGCTGGCCACGCTCGACACCGCTCGTGCCGAAGCGCTGGCGCTCAGCGGATCCACGTACGGCACCGTGCGCCTGGCCTGCATGTCCAGTGTGGCCGGAGCTTTCGTGCCCCGACTCATCGACCGATTCAGCCGGGTGGAACACAACATCGAGGTCAACGTCCTGGAGGGCCCCACCGCCACCCTGCCGGAGGTGCTGCACCGCCGCGACGCGGACCTGGCCGTGGTACCGCTCGCCTACGTCCTCAATGATCCGGAACTGCAATACATTTCACTGTGGGACGAGCCACTGCGGCTGCTGGTGCATCCCGCCCACCGGTTGTCGGGCTCCGACGGGGTGGCCGTATCGGCGCTGACGGGCGAAACGGTGATCACCCCGGGCAGCGGCGACGGCGCCCGCGGGCTGTCCCCCGAAGTCGCCGCCCTGCTCGGTGAGGCGGGCGTCACCGTCGCCTCCGCACGCCGCGTGGCCAGTCCGCACACCCTGGTGTCGATGGTGCGGTCCGGACTCGGCGTCGGCGTGCTCAGCGAGCTGGCCGTACGCCTCACCGGCACCGAGGGCATCGACGTGCTGCGGTTCACCGAACCGGGCGCGATCCGGCACACCGTGCTGGCCTGGCGCCGTGATCGCAAGAATTCCTCGGCAGCACAACAGCTCTGCACCTTCATCGCGACTCACCGTCCGCCGGAGGGAACCACCCGGGCGCGTTAGCGCATTCAGTCCTGCACGGCCTTGGCCACCGCGATACAGGTGGTGAGCCAGGTGCGGTCCAGCGGGCCGGGGTCTGTCAGTGCCCACATCGCGTTGTGCACCATCCGGACCACCACCCAGGCCCGGGCGCGGTCCTCGTCGAACCCGGCGGCCTCGACCGCGGCGTAGAAGCGCCGGCGCACGCCGCCGCGGACATCGCCGGCCAGTTCCTCCCACCGGTTCCACAGCAGCGGCGCCACTTCGTAGTGCGGGTCGCCGCTCAGCGGGATCGGGTCGATGGCCAGCCACGGCTCCCGGTCGGCGGCCAGGACGTTGTCGTAGTGCAGGTCGGTGTGCAGCAGCACGCTCGTCGCGCCGGCGTCGGCGGTGAGGTCGCGACTGTGGGCCTGCGCCTGCTCCACCAGCCGGCGCGGCAGCGGTGCGTTGCGCGGCAGCGCGTCGAGCTCGGCGCTGTACTTCGTGATGGCGTCGGCGAGGCGGTCCAGCTGCGGCAGGGCAGGTACGTGCAGTCGCCCGTAGAGTCCGGCGATCACCTCGCAGGCCTCGACGTCCCACAGGTCGTTGAGGTCCCGGGAATGCAGCCGCTCGAGCAGCAGGGCGCGGTGCGGCGGGTCGGCACTGAGCAGCCGCACCGCGCCCGCGCCGGCCCACCTACGCAGCGCCAAATGCTCGTGTTGCGTCTCAGGGTCGGGGAATCCCAGCTTGAGCATCGCGGGGGCGCCGGCGTCGGTACGCACCGGCACCACCAACGACGCCCACCCGTGCAGCGGGCCACCGTCGGGCGTGATGTTCCAGTGGTCCAGCTGGCGTTCCAGCAGCGTGGGCAGTCCGTTCACCCAGCTCTGCCACTGCGGACCGCGAGTCGCCATCGCAGAGACTCCCGGCGGCAGTTCGATCACGGCCACCATGGTGCCAGCCGGGTGCTGTTCACCCACGTGACGCCGGCGGTGCATTTGCTGTAACACAGAGGTGACAGACTGACCCGTCCTCACCCCAGGTATCAGGAGTAGGTAGTGACCGACACAGCACAGTCCTCGTCAGAGTTGTCCGCCTTCGACGGCCAGCCGGCCCGGCACGAACACTCCCGCACGGGAATGTCGGCTGAGGCCCTGCGCCGCGCGATCTCCGACCACCTCGTGTACTCGATCGGCCGGCCGGCGGCCGCCATCACCACCGCGCACTACTACCAGGCGCTCTCCCTGGCCGTACGGGACCGGATGCAGCAGCGCTGGATGGCCACCACCCAGGACTGGCTGGACCTGTCCAACAAGGTGACCTGCTACCTGTCGGCGGAGTTCCTGATGGGCCCGCAGCTGGGCAACAACCTGCTGAACCTGGGTATCGAGGACGAGGCCCGGGCGGCGTTGGCCGAGCTGGGCCAGGACCTCGACGAGGTCATCGACTGCGAAGAGGAGCCCGGTCTGGGTAACGGTGGACTGGGCCGGTTGGCCGCCTGCTATCTGGATTCGTTGGCCACCCTGGAGCGTCCGTCGATCGGCTACGGCATCCGCTACGAGTTCGGCATCTTCGACCAGGAGATCCACGACGGCTGGCAGGCCGAGAAAACCGACAACTGGCTGGTGGGCGGAAATCCCTGGGAGATCGGCAAGCCGGACGCCAGCTACTTCGTCTGCTGGGGCGGCAAGACCGAGCAGTACACCGACATCGCCGGGAACCTGCGGGTGCGCTGGATCCCCCGCCGCGTCCTGCAGGGCATCTCCTACGACACGCCCATCCAGGGCTACAACACCAACACCTGCAACACCCTGACGCTGTGGAGCGCGCGTTCGGTCACGCAGTTCGCCCTGGACGCCTTCAACACCGGTGATTTCTACAAGGCCGTCGAGGACGAGGTCCTCTCGGAAAAGGTGTCCAAGGTCCTCTACCCCAATGACGAGCCGGAGGCGGGTAAGCGGCTGCGCCTGCAGCAGCAGTACTTCTTCGTGACGTGCTCGCTGCAGGACATCATCCAGATCCACACCGAGCGGGTGGGGCTGCCGCTGAGCGCGCTGCCGGACAAGTGGGCCATTCAGCTCAACGACACCCACCCGTCCATAGCGGTGGCCGAGTTGATGCGTCTGCTGATCGACGAGCACCACATGGACTGGGACGAGGCCTGGCGGATCACCGTCGCCACCTTCGGCTACACCAACCACACCCTGTTGCCGGAAGCGCTGGAAAAGTGGTCACTCGGACTGTTCGGCGACTGCCTGCCGCGGCACCTGGAGCTGATCTACGAGATCAACGAACGGTTCCTCGAGGAGGTGCGGGCCAAGTTCGGTGACGACGAAGACCGGGTGCGCCGGATGTCGCTCATCGGCGAAGACGGGGGCAAGACGGTCCGGATGGCGCACCTGGCCACCGTCGGCAGCCACTACGTCAACGGCGTGGCCGCGCTGCACTCGGAGCTGCTGAAAGACAGTGTGCTCAAAGATTTCTACGAACTGTGGCCCGAGCGCTTCGGCAACGTCACCAACGGGGTCACGCCGCGGCGGTTCCTGGCGCTGTCCAATCCCGGCCTGCGCCAGTTGCTCGACGAGAAGATCGGCGACGGGTGGCTCACCGACCTGTACCGGCTGCGCGAACTGGAGAACTTCGTCGACGACCCGTCCTTCCGGGAGCGGTGGCGAGAAGTCAAGCGCGCCAACAAGGGACGTCTGGCCGAATACGTGCACTCCGCCACCGGCATCGAGCTCGACCCGATGTGGATGTTCGACGTGCAGGTCAAGCGCATCCACGAGTACAAGCGCCAGCATCTCAACGCGCTGCACATCATCACCCAGTACCACCGGCTCAAGACCATTCCCGGTTACACCATGCCGCCACGGGCCTTCATCTTCGGCGGCAAGGCAGCACCGGGGTACTACCTGGCCAAGCGGATCATCAAACTGATCACCGCGATCGGTGACGTGGTCAACGCCGATCCGGACGTCAACCGATTCATGAAGGTGGTGTTCCTGCCGAACTTCAACGTGCAGAACGCCCATCTGATCTATCCGGCTGCCAACCTCAG from Mycolicibacterium tokaiense includes the following:
- a CDS encoding LysR family transcriptional regulator, coding for MHLDWIKAFVAVAEKGGFLQAAQSLGRAQSRISDQVAKLEADLGVVLVDRAVRPVRLTVAGELFLGHAQDVLATLDTARAEALALSGSTYGTVRLACMSSVAGAFVPRLIDRFSRVEHNIEVNVLEGPTATLPEVLHRRDADLAVVPLAYVLNDPELQYISLWDEPLRLLVHPAHRLSGSDGVAVSALTGETVITPGSGDGARGLSPEVAALLGEAGVTVASARRVASPHTLVSMVRSGLGVGVLSELAVRLTGTEGIDVLRFTEPGAIRHTVLAWRRDRKNSSAAQQLCTFIATHRPPEGTTRAR
- a CDS encoding aminoglycoside phosphotransferase family protein, whose translation is MIELPPGVSAMATRGPQWQSWVNGLPTLLERQLDHWNITPDGGPLHGWASLVVPVRTDAGAPAMLKLGFPDPETQHEHLALRRWAGAGAVRLLSADPPHRALLLERLHSRDLNDLWDVEACEVIAGLYGRLHVPALPQLDRLADAITKYSAELDALPRNAPLPRRLVEQAQAHSRDLTADAGATSVLLHTDLHYDNVLAADREPWLAIDPIPLSGDPHYEVAPLLWNRWEELAGDVRGGVRRRFYAAVEAAGFDEDRARAWVVVRMVHNAMWALTDPGPLDRTWLTTCIAVAKAVQD
- a CDS encoding glycogen/starch/alpha-glucan phosphorylase — its product is MSAEALRRAISDHLVYSIGRPAAAITTAHYYQALSLAVRDRMQQRWMATTQDWLDLSNKVTCYLSAEFLMGPQLGNNLLNLGIEDEARAALAELGQDLDEVIDCEEEPGLGNGGLGRLAACYLDSLATLERPSIGYGIRYEFGIFDQEIHDGWQAEKTDNWLVGGNPWEIGKPDASYFVCWGGKTEQYTDIAGNLRVRWIPRRVLQGISYDTPIQGYNTNTCNTLTLWSARSVTQFALDAFNTGDFYKAVEDEVLSEKVSKVLYPNDEPEAGKRLRLQQQYFFVTCSLQDIIQIHTERVGLPLSALPDKWAIQLNDTHPSIAVAELMRLLIDEHHMDWDEAWRITVATFGYTNHTLLPEALEKWSLGLFGDCLPRHLELIYEINERFLEEVRAKFGDDEDRVRRMSLIGEDGGKTVRMAHLATVGSHYVNGVAALHSELLKDSVLKDFYELWPERFGNVTNGVTPRRFLALSNPGLRQLLDEKIGDGWLTDLYRLRELENFVDDPSFRERWREVKRANKGRLAEYVHSATGIELDPMWMFDVQVKRIHEYKRQHLNALHIITQYHRLKTIPGYTMPPRAFIFGGKAAPGYYLAKRIIKLITAIGDVVNADPDVNRFMKVVFLPNFNVQNAHLIYPAANLSEQISTAGKEASGTGNMKFMINGALTIGTLDGANVEIREEAGAENFFLFGLTEDEVENVKAGGYRPLDHVDRDPELAAVLELIREGRFTHGDTEVLKPVLDNLIHDDPFMVLADYRSYIDCQDRVSAAWRDGNTWTRMSILNSARSGKFSSDRAIEQYCDDIWNVTPMNVDI